A genomic segment from Garra rufa chromosome 5, GarRuf1.0, whole genome shotgun sequence encodes:
- the LOC141334309 gene encoding uncharacterized protein — MATRKYFRRSVQEKKRILEKYDQLPPMSQRAAARLLNISGPLLCTWLRKRNIKNAKSNLPKTVFPSRKTPRVEAALWKWIDTSLQNGITVDDSTIRKKATRVASEMGLCNFRASTEWLTRFKTREAVIREMFQVDRKERDATEELKSDNKAAEPTNNLTTRKTHRIEAALWRWIDRSRESGVNVDESTIRSKAARLARTVGFRSFRANTEWFTRFKTREGVVRAMFQIGRHNRSCNNKTVAQLVPRMDFTSTKTRQIEAALWRWIDHSRERGITLNDRKICSEATRLARMMGFCNFRASTTWFNRFKTRENVVREMFQCSENTQSYQTEDRSVSEQSESTTDQSNDESDTLSDLDVPKLAPTVVTAELNDGLHTVTVPSLWQMKEAMKTLATGLMYRGFCDFKLLHQFEKEVDSVLRRSMTLGTQNGFQA, encoded by the coding sequence ATGGCCACGAGGAAGTATTTCCGCAGATCAGTTCAGGAGAAAAAGCGTATACTCGAGAAATATGACCAGCTTCCTCCAATGTCCCAAAGAGCTGCAGCGCGTCTGCTAAACATCTCAGGGCCTCTGCTTTGCACCTGGCTCCGGAAAAGGAATATCAAAAATGCCAAGTCAAACCTTCCTAAGACTGTTTTTCCATCTCGAAAGACGCCTCGAGTAGAAGCTGCACTCTGGAAGTGGATCGATACTTCCCTTCAGAACGGAATCACAGTAGATGATTCAACGATTCGTAAAAAGGCGACTCGAGTGGCTTCAGAAATGGGTCTCTGTAATTTCAGGGCGAGCACAGAATGGTTGACGCGGTTCAAAACACGGGAGGCAGTAATACGAGAAATGTTCCAGGTCGACCGAAAAGAAAGAGACGCAACAGAAGAGCTCAAATCTGACAATAAAGCGGCGGAGCCTACGAACAACCTTACAACCAGAAAGACGCATCGAATCGAAGCTGCACTGTGGCGGTGGATCGATCGTTCTCGAGAGAGCGGTGTTAACGTAGACGAATCGACCATTCGTTCAAAAGCGGCTCGGTTGGCCCGGACTGTGGGCTTCCGTAGTTTCAGAGCGAACACAGAATGGTTCACACGCTTTAAAACCCGAGAGGGAGTCGTACGAGCGATGTTCCAGATCGGCCGACATAATCGGTCATGCAATAACAAGACTGTGGCACAACTGGTACCAAGGATGGATTTTACATCTACAAAGACGCGACAAATTGAAGCTGCGCTTTGGAGATGGATAGATCATTCTCGAGAGAGGGGTATTACACTAAATGATCGAAAGATTTGTTCAGAAGCAACTCGGCTGGCTAGGATGATGGGATTCTGTAACTTTCGGGCAAGCACAACCTGGTTCAACCGTTTTAAAACCCGGGAGAATGTTGTACGAGAGATGTTCCAGTGTTCAGAAAATACACAAAGTTACCAAACTGAGGACAGAAGTGTGTCCGAACAATCTGAGAGCACAACGGACCAGTCTAATGATGAAAGTGACACATTATCGGATCTGGACGTTCCAAAACTCGCACCGACTGTGGTCACAGCAGAGCTCAACGATGGTTTACACACGGTCACTGTACCTTCACTGTGGCAAATGAAAGAGGCTATGAAAACACTAGCAACCGGGCTAATGTACAGAGGATTCTGTGACTTCAAACTTCTTCATCAGTTTGAAAAAGAGGTTGATAGTGTTTTGAGAAGATCTATGACCCTAGGAACACAAAACGGCTTTCAAGCCTAA